One Coffea eugenioides isolate CCC68of unplaced genomic scaffold, Ceug_1.0 ScVebR1_18;HRSCAF=85, whole genome shotgun sequence genomic region harbors:
- the LOC113756002 gene encoding uncharacterized protein LOC113756002: MLLHARRLLQQFAVDVYVKIETSRLDFHRKKQNDVRTEILQGIMDSISGGQRQGSQIGRRVYLPASFIGGPRDMRRRYIDAMALVQKYGRPDIFITMTCNTNWKEIQENLKYGENDQDRPDLFQKRGLPHAHLLLILKPEYKPLNPEAYDKIVSAEIPDPDQQRYLYSLVIKHMMHGPCGHLNKDNVCMRNGTCRNHYPKDFSEYTIHPEDSYPHYRRRQNGRVVRVRNKALDNRWVVPYNPYLLALFDCHMNVEICSTVKLVKYLYKYVYKGHDRVSFRINSGGAAENVDEINDFQSGRWVAAAEAFWCIYRFSLNEMTPSVYAVQVHLPGHQMISFHMHSDLADLLNRADFSKTMLTQFFHMNKTDKIAQNLNCLYRDFPEFFVWKPKTKTWTRRKRRTVIGRLVTVSPTEGERYYLRLLLSHVHAPMSFEHLLTVNGKIALSYREVAFEMGLLQSDTYIEDALTDTATFQMPSSLRTLFAVLLIYCSPSNPRLLWEKFEGELSQDLRRNSHFD; encoded by the exons ATGTTATTACATGCAAGGAGGCTCTTACAACAGTTTGCTGTTGATGTCTATGTAAAAATTGAAACATCTAGGCTTGACTTCCATaggaaaaaacaaaatgacGTCAGGACAGAAATCTTACAGGGTATTATGGATAGTATATCTGGGGGACAGCGACAAGGAAGTCAGATTGGTCGAAGAGTGTATCTTCCAGCTTCGTTTATTGGAGGTCCAAGGGACATGCGACGTCGTTACATAGATGCTATGGCTTTAGTTCAAAAATATGGCAGACCAGATATTTTTATTACTATGACTTGTAATACTAACTGGAAGGAGATTCAGGAAAATCTAAAGTATGGAGAAAATGATCAGGATAGGCCTGATTTG TTTCAGAAGAGAGGTCTACCTCATGCTCACTTGCTGCTGATTCTGAAGCCTGAATATAAGCCGTTGAATCCTGAAGCTTATGATAAAATTGTTTCTGCTGAAATTCCGGATCCTGATCAGCAGAGATACCTGTATTCACTTGTCATCAAACACATGATGCATGGTCCTTGTGGACATCTGAACAAAGATAATGTTTGCATGAGAAATGGAACGTGCAGAAATCATTATCCCAAGGATTTCAGTGAATACACTATCCATCCAGAGGATAGCTATCCACATTACAGAAGAAGGCAAAATGGTCGCGTTGTAAGAGTACGAAATAAAGCCCTTGACAACCGTTGGGTTGTGCCGTACAATCCTTACCTTCTTGCACTATTTGACTGCCATATGAACGTTGAGATTTGTTCAACGGTCAAGTTagtcaaatatttatacaaatacGTCTACAAAGGGCACGACCGTGTTAGCTTTCGTATAAATAGTGGTGGTGCTGCTGAAAACGTTGATGAGATCAATGACTTCCAGTCTGGGAGGTGGGTCGCAGCTGCAGAAGCCTTTTGGTGTATATATAGGTTTTCTTTGAATGAAATGACCCCTTCTGTTTACGCTGTTCAGGTGCATCTTCCAGGCCATCAGATGATTTCGTTTCATATGCATTCAGATCTTGCTGATCTTTTGAATCGTGCTGATTTTAGCAAGACAATGCTCACACAATTCTTTCACATGAATAAGACCGATAAGATAGCTCAAAACCTCAATTGCCTTTATCGTGACTTCCCTGAGTTTTTTGTCTGGAAGCCTAAAACAAAAACCTGGACTCGGAGGAAACGAAGGACGGTGATTGGCAGATTGGTAACTGTTAGCCCAACTGAGGGAGAACGTTATTATCTCCGATTACTTCTATCTCATGTCCATGCTCCAATGTCATTTGAGCATCTATTAACTGTCAATGGTAAGATTGCCCTATCATATAGAGAAGTTGCCTTCGAAATGGGCTTGCTCCAATCTGATACATACATAGAGGATGCTCTTACTGATACAGCAACATTTCAAATGCCATCCTCGCTTAGAACTCTGTTTGCGGTTCTCTTAATCTATTGCTCCCCCAGCAATCCAAGGCTTCTTTGGGAAAAATTCGAGGGTGAGCTTTCCCAGGATTTAAGAAGAAACTCACATTTTGACTGA
- the LOC113756004 gene encoding ATP-dependent DNA helicase PIF2-like, with product MVKNVNDYHLVLEGFSLVCDEQLTKEIESERTIPFTEEDLLLSSRLNEGQKRAYDVILAEVYSSGNKSFFVDGPGGTGKTFLYHSRLATLRSQGYIAIAVASSGIAVSILPGRKTAHSRFKIPLDVSMNKTCQISKQSSVAKLISLAKLIFWDEASMAKKDNVEAFDLLLKDVMNSDILFGGKIVVFGGDFRQTLPVIPSASRGQQIEASFVNSSLWNTLTKLSLSENMRAILDLPYSDFLLRVGEGLEPEDLDGKISLRQHLLIRFSNKNESLNRLVDFAFSDLCLYSLDPYRMINRCVLTPKNSCVDDINEMMIDRFPG from the exons ATGGTAAAGAATGTGAATGACTACCATCTTGTTCTTGAAGGCTTTTCTCTTGTATGTGATGAGCAGCTCACAAAGGAGATAGAGAGTGAGAGAACCATTCCATTCACGGAAGAAGACTTACTCTTATCTTCGAGATTGAACGAAGGCCAGAAACGTGCTTATGATGTTATTCTAGCTGAGGTTTATTCTTCTGGGAATAAGAGTTTTTTTGTTGATGGTCCTGGGGGAACTGGAAAAACCTTCTTGTATCATTCACGTCTTGCAACGCTTAGATCTCAGGGATATATTGCGATAGCAGTTGCATCATCTGGCATTGCTGTTTCTATTCTTCCTGGAAGAAAGACTGCTCATTCGAGATTCAAGATTCCCTTGGATGTATCAATGAACAAAACCTGCCAAATTAGCAAGCAGAGCTCAGTAGCTAAACTTATTTCACTAGCCAAGCTAATCTTTTGGGATGAGGCTTCAATGGCTAAAAAAGATAATGTGGAAGCATTTGATCTATTGCTGAAAGATGTGATGAATTCTGATATTCTTTTTGGTGGTAAAATAGTAGTTTTTGGTGGTGATTTTCGTCAGACTTTACCTGTTATACCAAGTGCATCTAGGGGCCAGCAGATCGAAGCTAGCTTTGTAAATTCCTCTCTATGGAATACTCTGACAAAACTTTCTTTATCAGAAAATATGCGAGCCATTCTAGACCTTCCATACTCAGATTTCCTTCTTAGAGTTGGTGAAGGCCTTGAACCTGAAGATCTTGATGGGAAAATATCTTTACGTCAGCATTTATTAATTCGGTTCAGTAACAAAAATGAATCACTGAACAG GTTGGTAGATTTTGCATTCTCCGATCTCTGCCTTTATTCATTAGATCCATACAGGATGATTAACAGATGTGTTCTTACGCCAAAGAACTCCTGTGTTGATGATATTAATGAAATGATGATTGATCGCTTCCCTGGATAG